The proteins below come from a single Mucilaginibacter mali genomic window:
- the tig gene encoding trigger factor yields MNISQEKKDSLNAVIKINLDPADYQPRVEKAIKEQAKKAKIPGFRPGMVPPAHIKRMYGKSILVDEINNLLSDTLNNYLNEQQLEVLGQPLPKMDDEKEYNWDFADNFEFNYEVGLAPEFAIDLSSKDKVTQYEIKVDDQTLADRTKNLRKSYGKMSNPDVSAEDDVLYAELKQLSPDGSVFEGGIEHTGSIRLDQVQDAKVKKSLVGLKKGDNVTLDVQKAYNNDAARIAAVLGIDEETAAALKSNFSLTVKNVNRLEEADLNQEFFDKLFGEGVVTTEEDFKAKVTGEIEMMMAQDSERKLQNDIYNYVVNKFNFELPDEFLKRWLKATNEKISEEELEGGYADFAKNLKWTLVGNKIISENKIEIKYEDVFQAAKARLDAQFRMYSPQPLGEEQLGQYTVQFLQNKENANRIFDEVKGAKVIDHIKSVITLDKKEIANADFAKLA; encoded by the coding sequence ATGAACATCTCACAGGAAAAAAAAGACAGCCTGAACGCAGTTATAAAGATCAACCTTGATCCTGCTGATTACCAGCCACGTGTTGAAAAAGCGATAAAGGAACAAGCTAAAAAAGCAAAAATACCTGGCTTTCGCCCGGGCATGGTGCCGCCTGCACACATTAAACGTATGTATGGCAAAAGCATTTTGGTTGACGAGATCAATAACCTGTTATCAGATACGCTGAATAATTACCTGAATGAGCAGCAACTGGAAGTATTAGGCCAGCCACTGCCGAAGATGGATGACGAAAAGGAATACAACTGGGATTTTGCCGATAACTTTGAGTTTAACTACGAAGTTGGCCTGGCACCGGAATTTGCTATCGACCTTTCATCGAAAGATAAAGTTACCCAATACGAGATAAAAGTAGATGACCAAACCCTGGCCGACCGCACCAAAAACCTGCGTAAAAGCTATGGCAAAATGTCAAACCCTGACGTATCGGCAGAAGATGACGTGCTTTATGCCGAATTAAAACAACTTTCTCCGGATGGTTCTGTTTTTGAAGGTGGAATTGAGCATACAGGTTCTATCCGTTTAGACCAGGTTCAGGACGCCAAAGTGAAAAAATCGTTGGTAGGCCTGAAAAAAGGTGATAATGTAACCCTGGATGTGCAGAAAGCTTACAATAACGATGCAGCGCGCATTGCCGCTGTATTAGGTATTGACGAGGAAACTGCAGCAGCGTTGAAATCGAACTTTAGCCTGACCGTTAAAAACGTTAACCGTTTGGAAGAAGCCGATTTGAACCAGGAGTTCTTTGATAAATTATTTGGTGAAGGCGTAGTAACTACCGAAGAGGATTTCAAAGCTAAAGTTACCGGTGAAATTGAAATGATGATGGCGCAGGATTCAGAACGTAAACTGCAGAACGACATTTACAATTACGTGGTTAACAAATTCAACTTTGAATTGCCCGACGAGTTCCTGAAACGCTGGTTAAAAGCTACCAACGAGAAGATCAGCGAAGAAGAATTGGAAGGTGGCTACGCCGATTTTGCTAAAAACCTGAAATGGACCTTAGTAGGCAACAAGATCATTAGCGAAAACAAGATCGAAATTAAGTACGAGGATGTTTTCCAGGCGGCTAAGGCACGTTTAGATGCACAGTTCCGCATGTACAGCCCGCAGCCCTTAGGCGAAGAGCAATTAGGCCAGTACACTGTTCAGTTTTTACAGAACAAGGAGAACGCTA